A genomic stretch from Achromobacter spanius includes:
- a CDS encoding Bug family tripartite tricarboxylate transporter substrate binding protein: protein MKVRTIAAAVFAVAALGFGGSAAAQWPERAITLIVPFPAGGGTDTFARPLAQQLTMQLGQTVVIDNKGGAGGTVGAGVAAKAKPDGYTFFMGGAHHALAPSLYKNLSYNIQKDFAPVALVAQPPQVVVINPGKLPVKTLQEFIDYAKKHPGEINYGTAGKGSTHHLAGELFAMQTGIKLVDVPYQGAGPMLSALIGGQVDMAFDGLGSSAGHIRAGAIKPLAVAATERSASLPDVPTAAQAGVPNYVVSTWYAIWAPAGTPQEAVDKMASEITKALNTPKLKETWAGNGSAVPNMTGPAFGKFVDSEVTRWAKVVKDSGVTLD from the coding sequence ATGAAAGTTCGCACGATCGCCGCGGCCGTATTCGCCGTGGCAGCCCTGGGTTTCGGCGGCTCGGCCGCCGCGCAATGGCCAGAGCGCGCCATCACCTTGATTGTTCCGTTCCCCGCTGGCGGCGGCACGGACACCTTCGCCCGTCCGCTGGCCCAGCAACTGACCATGCAGTTGGGCCAGACGGTCGTCATCGACAACAAGGGCGGCGCGGGCGGCACAGTGGGCGCCGGTGTGGCGGCCAAGGCCAAGCCCGACGGCTACACCTTCTTCATGGGCGGCGCGCACCATGCGCTGGCTCCCTCGCTCTACAAAAACCTCAGCTACAACATCCAGAAGGACTTCGCGCCTGTCGCACTGGTGGCGCAGCCACCGCAAGTGGTGGTGATCAACCCCGGCAAGCTGCCGGTCAAGACGCTGCAGGAGTTCATCGACTATGCCAAGAAGCATCCCGGCGAAATCAACTACGGCACGGCCGGCAAGGGCAGCACGCACCATCTGGCGGGCGAGCTGTTCGCCATGCAGACGGGCATCAAGTTGGTCGACGTGCCCTATCAGGGGGCGGGACCTATGTTGTCGGCGCTGATCGGCGGACAGGTGGACATGGCGTTCGACGGCCTGGGATCCTCGGCCGGCCACATTCGCGCGGGGGCGATCAAGCCCCTGGCCGTGGCCGCCACCGAGCGGTCGGCTTCCTTGCCCGACGTGCCCACCGCTGCCCAGGCGGGTGTGCCGAATTACGTGGTGTCCACGTGGTACGCCATCTGGGCGCCGGCCGGCACGCCGCAAGAGGCGGTCGACAAGATGGCGTCTGAAATCACCAAGGCGCTGAATACGCCGAAGTTGAAGGAAACCTGGGCCGGCAACGGTTCGGCGGTGCCCAACATGACGGGCCCCGCCTTCGGCAAGTTCGTTGACAGCGAGGTGACTCGCTGGGCGAAAGTGGTGAAGGATTCCGGCGTGACGCTGGATTGA